A genome region from Leptolyngbya sp. CCY15150 includes the following:
- a CDS encoding tetratricopeptide repeat protein, with translation MMCREMPPKVTSLEPIFAERMEHADDWYEWGQRLIELRKYPKALLAFHRVVMLSPRHKQGWYQLGRLWGVLEQYEPSIRALDRALAIAPDHAQAWYYRGLAFYYLSQRQESIASLERAVQCDPGLTEAVELLQVLRDEGCS, from the coding sequence ATGATGTGTCGTGAAATGCCCCCCAAGGTCACCAGCTTGGAGCCGATATTTGCCGAACGGATGGAGCACGCGGATGATTGGTATGAGTGGGGACAACGGTTAATTGAGCTGAGAAAATACCCTAAGGCCTTGCTGGCATTTCATCGGGTGGTGATGCTGTCGCCAAGGCACAAGCAAGGATGGTATCAGTTGGGACGGCTATGGGGCGTGTTGGAACAGTATGAGCCGTCGATTCGTGCCTTGGATAGGGCGCTGGCGATCGCCCCCGATCATGCTCAGGCTTGGTATTACCGAGGGTTAGCTTTTTATTATCTATCGCAGCGGCAGGAAAGTATCGCGTCGTTAGAACGAGCGGTGCAGTGTGATCCAGGATTGACGGAGGCGGTAGAGTTGTTGCAAGTGTTGCGAGACGAGGGTTGTAGTTAG
- the glgB gene encoding 1,4-alpha-glucan branching protein GlgB: protein MQAIAPIPHWFSDFDVHLFGEGTHYRIYEKFGAHATEVNGQEGVLFAVWAPHVQQVSVVGDWNHWDAQQCPMAHNQMGIWEVFVPGLAVGALYKYALRDDQGHTWLKTDPYGYRQELRPATASVVTDLAYNWHDQAWLQERSHQQPHNCPVSIYEVHLGSWLHDALEHPPENGEAVPVPHKSGARFLTYRELADRLIPYVLELGYTHIELLPVTEHPFDGSWGYQVVGFYAPTSRYGSPQDFMYFVDQCHQHGLGVILDWVPGHFPKDAHGLAQFNGQPLYEYGDPRKGEHKSWGTLVFDYGRKEVCNFLIASALFWCENYHIDGIRVDAVASLLYLDYERQEWIANHHGGHEHLEAVDFLRQLNDAIADYYPGVMSIAEESTSWPKVSAPTSEGGLGFTFKWNMGWMNDTLRYFQVHPQDRSNMHGTLTFSLWYAFSEHFMLALSHDEVVHGKGHLFHKMPGDDRQKMANLRSLFGYLFTHPGKKSLFMGMEFGQTQEWNVNADLAWGLLQYAPHQQLKQLVIDLHRLYRSHSALYACDDRQEGFEWIDCNDGARGLISYLRKDPTSGESLVVICNFKPNTYHHYWVGVRESGTYQELLNTDAHTYGGHGQIHSDPLETREWGQAWPYAIEVTVPAISVMIFRWVSS, encoded by the coding sequence ATGCAAGCGATCGCCCCAATCCCCCACTGGTTTAGTGATTTTGACGTTCATCTTTTTGGTGAAGGTACACACTACCGCATTTATGAAAAATTTGGCGCTCATGCTACCGAGGTGAACGGACAGGAGGGCGTATTATTTGCTGTCTGGGCTCCCCATGTTCAGCAGGTGTCGGTGGTAGGTGATTGGAACCATTGGGATGCGCAGCAATGTCCGATGGCTCATAACCAAATGGGTATTTGGGAAGTGTTTGTGCCTGGTCTAGCCGTGGGTGCGCTCTATAAATATGCTCTGCGGGATGATCAAGGGCATACGTGGCTCAAAACGGATCCCTACGGCTATCGGCAAGAACTGCGACCGGCAACTGCATCCGTGGTCACTGACCTGGCCTACAACTGGCATGATCAAGCGTGGCTGCAAGAGCGATCGCACCAGCAACCTCACAACTGCCCTGTTTCTATCTATGAAGTCCATTTAGGATCATGGCTCCATGACGCCCTTGAGCATCCTCCGGAGAATGGTGAGGCGGTGCCTGTTCCCCACAAAAGCGGTGCTCGCTTCCTCACCTATCGCGAACTTGCCGATCGCTTGATTCCCTACGTTTTAGAGCTAGGCTATACCCACATTGAGTTGCTGCCGGTTACGGAGCATCCCTTCGACGGTTCATGGGGGTATCAGGTCGTCGGTTTTTATGCGCCAACGTCGCGCTATGGCAGTCCCCAAGATTTCATGTATTTTGTGGATCAATGCCATCAGCATGGCCTTGGTGTGATTCTGGATTGGGTGCCAGGACATTTTCCTAAAGATGCCCATGGCCTAGCTCAGTTTAATGGTCAACCCCTGTATGAATATGGCGATCCCCGCAAAGGCGAACACAAGAGTTGGGGAACGTTAGTGTTCGATTATGGGCGGAAAGAAGTCTGTAACTTTTTGATTGCCAGCGCGCTGTTTTGGTGTGAAAACTATCACATTGATGGTATTCGAGTGGATGCCGTTGCATCATTATTGTATCTAGATTATGAGCGCCAAGAATGGATAGCAAATCACCATGGTGGCCATGAGCATCTAGAAGCCGTGGACTTTCTGCGACAGCTCAATGATGCGATCGCTGACTATTACCCCGGTGTCATGTCCATTGCGGAAGAATCTACCTCATGGCCAAAGGTATCTGCTCCCACGTCAGAGGGAGGGTTAGGGTTTACCTTCAAGTGGAATATGGGCTGGATGAATGATACCCTACGTTATTTCCAGGTGCATCCCCAAGATCGCTCTAATATGCATGGCACCCTAACGTTTAGCCTTTGGTATGCATTCAGCGAACACTTTATGCTAGCCCTGTCTCACGACGAGGTGGTGCATGGCAAAGGACACCTATTCCACAAAATGCCTGGAGACGATCGCCAAAAAATGGCTAACCTGCGATCGCTCTTTGGTTACCTCTTTACTCATCCAGGTAAGAAAAGTTTATTCATGGGAATGGAGTTTGGTCAAACCCAGGAATGGAACGTCAATGCTGACCTAGCTTGGGGATTATTGCAGTATGCTCCCCATCAACAGTTAAAGCAACTCGTGATTGATTTACACCGTCTCTATCGCTCTCATTCTGCGCTGTATGCCTGTGATGATCGTCAAGAAGGCTTTGAGTGGATTGACTGTAACGATGGAGCACGGGGACTAATTTCCTACCTGCGCAAAGATCCAACCTCCGGTGAATCTCTCGTGGTGATCTGTAATTTCAAGCCCAATACCTATCATCACTATTGGGTGGGCGTGCGGGAGAGTGGCACCTATCAGGAGTTGCTGAATACCGATGCCCATACCTATGGAGGGCATGGTCAAATTCACTCTGATCCTTTGGAAACGCGTGAGTGGGGACAGGCATGGCCCTACGCTATCGAGGTGACAGTTCCGGCAATCTCCGTCATGATCTTTCGTTGGGTAAGTTCATAG
- a CDS encoding calcium-binding protein — protein MPLLSNLIQPITGITNVLLGNIYDKSLALWNNLLGDDVLLDNIVQDTGELLDDTIDLLSSTSSTFTSISDQINGGTSPTVALLDLNGLVTSLDAAVPDLAALNSEAVDQLVGLMTQLSLDLTAVVGAAGTLTDEEAIEFLSIMGEGTNLLNGSLTDGFIEGLVTDISDSLAGILGNSLILTDASDVLGVEVTDAIEGVLNNLNTVTQDLPNSLQGDPNTLSTTLQSLVTEVQGLVDTLAGLTDNSTIAALSTTLSGLSDRLLAVVKDLDDGTVPSLTELVNAIAPVADDLLGITSALDNLELPVNPFIPNETVINSLIDTLGELGFTELTTELTGSLTELQALQDALTNGTQDPGHDFQAIADVLNQIVDNFDPIVTALQTEGSPSALELANLLQELSTSLTATVDDLVDGNPPVAEDLLDQLLQPTDDLGDLAETLNTNHRIGTDGDDSFGTTFRRDVFEMGAGNDTVTATFSDLHQSDSLDGATGIDRFVVTGGSSSDSLILRSSSEASRHNLVPSPNMEGTVVQNFEQFDLSGFLGQTTFTGGLEDNLVIGGAGNDVLNGGGSSDDFDGGDGNDRLVGGAGDDVLNGGLGNDRLVGGTDDDVLDGGAGDDILSGVRGNNRLIGAAGNDFLKGGAENDVLLGGADNDRLVGGRGNDILNGGAGNDRLVSGPGNSRLLGGQGNDILIGGTGRNALSGGGGRDRFVFEKAQGTADVVTDFNARQDQIVIARRGFGAVGLSAGRLPDRQFVLGSRAQSADERFIYDDRSGTLFFDPDGNGSQKQRAIAVLGGQPSLSARQIVIA, from the coding sequence ATGCCTCTTCTCTCCAACCTTATCCAGCCGATTACAGGGATCACGAATGTATTGCTAGGCAACATCTATGACAAGAGCTTAGCGTTGTGGAATAACCTATTGGGCGACGATGTACTACTGGACAACATTGTCCAAGATACAGGTGAATTGCTGGATGATACTATTGATTTATTATCTAGTACGTCCAGTACCTTCACAAGCATTTCAGATCAGATTAACGGCGGCACGAGCCCTACCGTAGCTTTGCTAGACTTGAACGGTTTGGTGACCAGTCTTGATGCTGCTGTACCCGATCTAGCAGCTCTAAACTCTGAGGCTGTTGATCAACTGGTTGGCTTGATGACGCAGCTCAGCCTTGACCTCACTGCAGTGGTGGGAGCTGCTGGAACATTGACGGATGAAGAAGCGATTGAGTTTCTCTCCATCATGGGCGAAGGTACGAATCTTTTGAATGGTTCTTTGACGGACGGCTTTATTGAAGGGCTTGTCACAGATATCAGCGATAGCTTAGCGGGGATTCTTGGAAATAGCTTGATCTTAACTGATGCCTCAGACGTTCTAGGCGTTGAGGTAACAGACGCTATTGAAGGTGTTCTCAACAACCTCAACACCGTTACCCAAGACCTGCCCAACTCACTCCAAGGTGATCCAAATACACTCTCAACCACCCTACAATCTCTAGTTACCGAGGTTCAAGGTCTTGTTGACACATTAGCCGGCTTGACAGATAACTCCACCATTGCTGCGCTATCTACCACACTCTCAGGCTTGAGCGATCGCCTCTTAGCTGTCGTTAAAGACTTAGATGATGGCACCGTTCCTAGCCTCACGGAGTTGGTGAATGCGATCGCTCCTGTAGCTGACGATCTCCTAGGCATTACCTCTGCGTTAGATAATTTAGAGCTGCCAGTCAATCCCTTCATCCCTAATGAGACAGTCATCAACAGTCTCATTGATACTCTGGGTGAGCTAGGCTTTACTGAGCTAACAACTGAATTGACAGGTTCTCTGACAGAACTACAGGCTCTTCAAGATGCCCTTACTAATGGAACACAGGATCCAGGACACGATTTTCAAGCCATTGCTGATGTCCTGAACCAAATTGTAGATAATTTTGATCCGATCGTCACAGCTCTGCAAACAGAGGGCAGCCCGTCTGCCCTAGAGTTAGCAAATCTATTGCAGGAACTGTCCACTAGCTTGACCGCCACTGTAGATGACTTGGTAGATGGCAATCCACCTGTAGCCGAGGATCTGCTGGATCAACTGCTGCAACCTACAGATGACCTTGGTGATCTAGCAGAAACTCTAAACACCAATCATCGCATTGGTACGGATGGTGATGATAGTTTTGGGACTACCTTCAGACGTGATGTCTTTGAGATGGGTGCCGGTAATGATACCGTAACAGCTACCTTTAGTGACTTGCACCAAAGCGATAGCTTAGACGGCGCTACGGGAATTGATCGCTTCGTCGTCACAGGGGGCAGCAGCTCTGATAGCCTGATCCTACGCAGTTCTTCAGAGGCTAGTCGCCACAACTTAGTGCCTAGTCCCAACATGGAGGGTACTGTCGTTCAAAACTTTGAGCAGTTTGATCTCTCTGGGTTCTTGGGTCAAACGACGTTCACTGGCGGTTTGGAAGATAACTTGGTCATCGGTGGTGCAGGCAATGATGTCCTCAACGGCGGTGGCAGTAGCGATGATTTTGATGGTGGAGATGGTAACGATCGCCTCGTTGGTGGAGCGGGTGATGATGTCCTCAACGGTGGACTCGGCAACGATCGCCTCGTTGGTGGAACGGATGATGATGTCCTTGACGGCGGAGCCGGTGACGATATTCTCAGTGGTGTACGTGGCAATAATCGCTTGATCGGTGCAGCCGGTAATGACTTCCTTAAAGGCGGTGCTGAGAATGATGTTTTATTGGGCGGTGCAGACAACGATCGCCTCGTTGGAGGTCGAGGAAACGATATCCTGAACGGTGGTGCGGGTAATGATCGTCTGGTCAGTGGCCCTGGCAATAGTCGCCTCCTTGGCGGTCAAGGCAATGATATCTTAATTGGCGGTACCGGACGTAATGCTCTCAGCGGTGGAGGTGGTCGCGATCGCTTTGTGTTTGAAAAGGCACAGGGTACAGCCGATGTGGTTACTGACTTTAACGCACGTCAGGATCAAATCGTAATCGCCCGTCGAGGATTTGGTGCCGTAGGGCTGTCGGCAGGTAGACTGCCAGATCGTCAGTTTGTCCTAGGCAGCCGTGCCCAAAGTGCTGATGAACGGTTTATCTATGACGATCGCTCCGGTACGCTCTTCTTCGATCCTGATGGCAACGGCTCTCAAAAGCAACGAGCGATCGCTGTTTTAGGTGGTCAGCCCTCATTGTCGGCTCGTCAGATTGTGATTGCTTAG